TTTAATGATCTGGTAACCAAGCCGATCAATTCAACTCTTCTTGCCTCGAAAATAAGTATGTACATAAATTCCAGGATTGATGTAAAATGAAAAAAATTCTAGTAATTGATGATTATCCCGACAATGTGTTTCTTCTTCAAGACCGGCTTGAACATGAAGGTTTTGAAGTGATAAAAGCCTACGACGGCGAAATGGGAATTCATAAAGCATTTAACGAACAACCGGACCTTATACTGCTCGATATTATGATGCCGGGAGTTTCAGGGTATGACGTTTGTAAAACCCTTTCGATGAAAGATGAAACTAAGCTAATTCCTATCATTCTCCTGACCGCCTTAACTGAAGCGGATAACTTAAAAGCCGGACTCCAGGCCGGTGCGTTCGACTATATAAAAAAACCTTTCAATAAAACCGAACTTGTTGCACGGATAAATTCGGCTTTGAGGTTCAGCGAGACAAATAAATTCCTTATCGAAATCGAGAAGATCAAGACTTTTGCCGCTACGGTTGTTACAGCAAACCACGAAATCAAACAGCCGCTTACGCTGATCAATCTTTCTACAACAGCAATAAGGAGAGAACTTGCAAAAGAGAATTCATCCACAGATGTTGTTTTAAAACGGATTGAGTTTATTGAAAATGCGGCAAAAGAAATTATTAAAGTTCTTGAGAAGATGGGTTCTATTAAAAAACCTGTTATTACACCGTATGTGAATAATCTTAATATAATTGATCTGAATTCAGATACGGATAAACCTAACTAATAAGCTCCCTTATTACCGATAACATTTCTTCGAAGTTGTATGGCTTGCTTATTGTTTTATCGACGAGCGAATTAATTTCCTCCTCGCAATAGGAATCGCTTTGAGAACCGGAAGCCAGTATTATCGGTACTTTAAGTTTCATCTCCTTTATTTTCCGGATGCACGTTACTCCGTCCATATCCGGCATTTTTTGATCGATAATTAAAAGATCGGGTTTTAATCCGGCTTCTAATTCCTTTAAAACATCATCGCCGTTGGAAGAGGTTATTACATTGAATTCGTATGAGATCAGAAGTTCGGCCAGTAATTCCCGCAGTATATCTTCATCTTCGGCTATCAGTATTGATTTCTGTTTGTGTTCCGGTTTCTCTTTTATGTGTAGAATTGCAGGTAGCTTTAGTGTAAACTCGGTTCCTTTATTCTTCTCACTCGAAACTTTTATGACTCCGCCGTAATCATCAATAATTTTTTTAACTATTGATAATCCTACACCCCTGTTTTTATTCCTCGCCTTTGTAGTAAAATTGATATCAAAGATTGAAGGCATTATTGAAGGATCAATTCCTTCGCCGTTGTCTGCAATTCGTACCTGAACAAACGAACCCCTTTCAAATAAACCGGGCTCAGTACTCTGGAGTTTTGGATTGTTAGTAGTAATTGTAATTGTCCCTTTTTCTTTGATTGCCTCCGAAGCATTGATTATCAGGTTCATAAAGACCCTGTAAAAGTCGGAATAACGCCCTTCAACAAAAGAGATTCCGGAATCGAGCCGGAGGTTAAATGTAATTTTTTCTTTGAGATGGATTGATATTGTATTGATAAGGTCGTTTATCAGTGTGTTAAGATTGATCCTTTTCTTTTTTACCGTTCGCGATGAAGATTCAATAAGAAGATCTTCAATGATTTCGGCCGCCATGTATGTTCCGTTTTCAATACTGCTCAAGAGGGGAGTAACCTCTTCGGGATTCGTAACCTTTTTCTTAAGTAATTCAACGCTGTTCAGTATTCTTGTGAGTATGTTGTTAAGATCGTGTGCCGCGTGACTTACCGGTGCCGGTTTTTCTTTGGACTGCATCTTATTTTAAATTGTACTTTATGATTTTTGAATAGAGAGTTTTTTGACTTATCCCGAGCATTCGAGATGTATTTTCCCTGTT
This Melioribacteraceae bacterium DNA region includes the following protein-coding sequences:
- a CDS encoding response regulator; protein product: MQSKEKPAPVSHAAHDLNNILTRILNSVELLKKKVTNPEEVTPLLSSIENGTYMAAEIIEDLLIESSSRTVKKKRINLNTLINDLINTISIHLKEKITFNLRLDSGISFVEGRYSDFYRVFMNLIINASEAIKEKGTITITTNNPKLQSTEPGLFERGSFVQVRIADNGEGIDPSIMPSIFDINFTTKARNKNRGVGLSIVKKIIDDYGGVIKVSSEKNKGTEFTLKLPAILHIKEKPEHKQKSILIAEDEDILRELLAELLISYEFNVITSSNGDDVLKELEAGLKPDLLIIDQKMPDMDGVTCIRKIKEMKLKVPIILASGSQSDSYCEEEINSLVDKTISKPYNFEEMLSVIRELIS
- a CDS encoding response regulator, producing MKKILVIDDYPDNVFLLQDRLEHEGFEVIKAYDGEMGIHKAFNEQPDLILLDIMMPGVSGYDVCKTLSMKDETKLIPIILLTALTEADNLKAGLQAGAFDYIKKPFNKTELVARINSALRFSETNKFLIEIEKIKTFAATVVTANHEIKQPLTLINLSTTAIRRELAKENSSTDVVLKRIEFIENAAKEIIKVLEKMGSIKKPVITPYVNNLNIIDLNSDTDKPN